In Nitrospirota bacterium, the DNA window ACTACAACGAGGCCTTACAGAAAAGGGGTGGATCACAAGACAGCGATAGGTGAAATAAAGAGCTGTTCCAGCTCCCAGTTTGACCCCGTAGTAGTAAAGGCCTTTATGTCAACATCTACAGGACGGGGAGGCAGCTAATGAGTATTGAGCCTGGCAGGGATGTTCATATCAGGACAAGGGATGGTATCAATTGTTTTAATGCCAGGGTTACAGAGGGAAATGGAGTAAACTACCGTCTTTGCTCTGATTGCGAGGTAAGTGGCTTGAAAGGGCAGAAAGTCTTGATATGTCAGGGTAATACCGAAACAATGGCCATAGTGAAGGATGTAAAGGGGAACGAGCTTTTCCTTGAAGTTCCAGATGATCTTTATGAGGAGGAGAGGAGGTCTTTTTTTAGGGTCGATGATGCATTTCCCGTAAAGATAAAAAGGGTTGGTAATTTATCCGTGCGTTCATCAGGATTTCTTTTTCCGCCTTCAGATAAGAAAGTAGATGAAATCGGGACAGGATTGCAGGATAGCGGTCTTGTCCCGCTCTTGCAGGAGATTAACAATAAACTCGACTTTCTGTTAAATACCCTTGTGCTTAAAGAGGCGGGGGCGTTGAACGAGGAGGCCAGTGCTGTAAATATCTCTGCATCAGGGATAAGATTTGAGATTGATGAGGAGTTTGAGCTCGGAGATGTTGTGGAACTCAAAATGCTCCTCCCTTCTTATCCACCAATGGCAGTCCAGGCTTTTGGTGAGGTTACAAGAGTGAAAGTGCTTGAAAGGGAGGGAAGAAAGGCATATGATACTGCAATCGAGTTTGCAGAAATGACAGATGAGGTCAGGGAAGAGATAATCCGGTACACCCTGAGAAGACAGAGAGAGATTATCAGGAAACAAAGGAAAGACGGATAATGTATGGAGAAAGCAAGTTTAATAGGGATTGCACTTGGTGTCTCAGCGCTTGTGGGAGGTACTCTGCTGGAGGGCGGGAATATAACATTTATTCTACAGCCGGCAGCAGCACTCATAGTTTTTGGCGGTACACTTGGGGCAACTCTGCTGAGTTTTACACTTCGGGATGTTCTGTTTGCACTTGGATCACTTAAAGAAGTTTTTTTCAAAAATGAAGACCCCGCTTACGATGCCTGTATAAATCAGATCATATCACTTGCACACCTGTCAAGAAAAAAGGGACTTGTTGCGATCGAACCCCATCTTATGGATATAAATGACCCTTTTTTCCGAAAAACAATTTCCCTTGCAATTGATGGAATCAGTCCAAGACTACTGCGTGAAACCCTGGAGGAAGAGAATTTAACCTTTGAGGATTTCAGGCTGAGGCAATCAAGGGTCTTTGAGACTGCAGGTGGTTTTGCCCCGACAATAGGGATTATAGGTGCGGTAATCGGTCTGATTCACGTGATGCAGAACCTCGCTGAGCCTGCAAAATTGGGACAGGGGATTGCTGTTGCCTTTGTTGCAACCGTGTATGGTGTGGGGGTGGCTAATCTCCTGCTTTTACCCATATCAAAAAAACTGAAAAACAGCCTGATGAGGGAGATTAAATTCAGGACCATGATAGTGGAAGCGGTTATCGGCATCCAGTCAGGTATTAATCCGCATTATCTCAGGGAGAAACTACTTGCCTTTGTTGAGAAGTGAAGAGAGGAGGGCCTGTTATGAGAAGAAAAAGGATTGAGGATAATGACAGTCCGGACAGATGGGTTGTATCATATGCTGATTTTATAACCCTCCTTTTTGCCCTGTTTACCACCCTTTATGCTATAAGTGTTGTAGATACGCAGAAGCTTGGCAAATTCGTAAATTCTCTGAATTCTGCTTTGGGAACAGAAACCTTGGGTCAGAGCGGTACCGTAATTCCCGAGTTGGGCAAGCCTTCGCAGATTTCCGAAAGGATTGAGTATGAGCTGAGGGGGGTTGTTGGTTCTTTCAGCAGGGACCTGAATGTCCGGAGGGATGAAAGGGGTGTAATTGTCTCCCTTGGTGAGGGCTCCATTTTCGCCCCTGGTTCTGTAGAGATAAAAGAGTCGTCACTAAAAGTGCTGGCAGAATTGTCTTTAATTCTCAAAGGGATATCAAACAAGGTGTTAATAGAAGGACATACGGATAATCTGCCGGTCAGAACTTCCCGTTACAGGTCAAACTGGGAAATCTCAACCATGCGTGCTGTTTCGGTATTGAGACTCTTTATAGAAAAATTTGGTCTGCCCCCCGAGAGATTCATTGTTGCCGGTTATGGCAAATATAAGCCACTCAGGGAAAATACCACTCCTGAGGGCAGGGCAAAAAACAGACGTGTTGATATAGTAATTCTGACAGATCGGGAAGCAAAGATGTTATAATAAGATAAAATCAAAACTCTTCAGAAAATTGTGTGGGGAATAACTAAAGCAGAATAACCCTCCCCTAAAGCATTCGGGGTATCCTTTCCGGGAGAAAAATTCCCGACTTTCACCCTTCGTAATACTACGGAGAACAGGAGCGGGAATGAAACAACATGAGCAATAATTTGTGACGCTGTGTATAGAGAAATTCAGATTTGACAATAAAATCCAAAAAATATAGAGG includes these proteins:
- a CDS encoding PilZ domain-containing protein, which translates into the protein MSIEPGRDVHIRTRDGINCFNARVTEGNGVNYRLCSDCEVSGLKGQKVLICQGNTETMAIVKDVKGNELFLEVPDDLYEEERRSFFRVDDAFPVKIKRVGNLSVRSSGFLFPPSDKKVDEIGTGLQDSGLVPLLQEINNKLDFLLNTLVLKEAGALNEEASAVNISASGIRFEIDEEFELGDVVELKMLLPSYPPMAVQAFGEVTRVKVLEREGRKAYDTAIEFAEMTDEVREEIIRYTLRRQREIIRKQRKDG
- a CDS encoding flagellar motor protein, whose protein sequence is MEKASLIGIALGVSALVGGTLLEGGNITFILQPAAALIVFGGTLGATLLSFTLRDVLFALGSLKEVFFKNEDPAYDACINQIISLAHLSRKKGLVAIEPHLMDINDPFFRKTISLAIDGISPRLLRETLEEENLTFEDFRLRQSRVFETAGGFAPTIGIIGAVIGLIHVMQNLAEPAKLGQGIAVAFVATVYGVGVANLLLLPISKKLKNSLMREIKFRTMIVEAVIGIQSGINPHYLREKLLAFVEK
- a CDS encoding OmpA family protein codes for the protein MRRKRIEDNDSPDRWVVSYADFITLLFALFTTLYAISVVDTQKLGKFVNSLNSALGTETLGQSGTVIPELGKPSQISERIEYELRGVVGSFSRDLNVRRDERGVIVSLGEGSIFAPGSVEIKESSLKVLAELSLILKGISNKVLIEGHTDNLPVRTSRYRSNWEISTMRAVSVLRLFIEKFGLPPERFIVAGYGKYKPLRENTTPEGRAKNRRVDIVILTDREAKML